One genomic segment of Alkalimarinus alittae includes these proteins:
- a CDS encoding Rab family GTPase, which translates to MSKLITKKVCMVGPFAVGKTSLVRRFVESIFSDTYLTTIGVKISKKKMQVNDDQIQLMIWDIEGVDVFTELKPSYLRGAAGIFLVLDGTRPKSVDMAAELTKTLWEQLPGVPILGLLNKSDMTYEWKISESDIEGLEQLGITIIKSSAKTGYNVELAFEMMIHKMGLGSGVPEAP; encoded by the coding sequence GTGAGTAAACTAATCACCAAAAAAGTATGTATGGTAGGCCCTTTTGCTGTAGGTAAAACAAGTCTAGTACGCCGTTTTGTAGAGAGTATCTTTAGCGATACTTACCTCACAACGATTGGTGTCAAAATATCTAAAAAGAAGATGCAGGTAAATGACGATCAAATCCAATTAATGATATGGGATATCGAAGGGGTTGATGTATTTACTGAGCTTAAGCCTAGTTACCTTAGAGGTGCGGCGGGTATTTTTTTAGTGCTTGATGGCACAAGACCAAAAAGTGTTGATATGGCAGCGGAACTGACAAAGACGTTGTGGGAGCAGCTTCCTGGTGTGCCTATTCTTGGGTTGTTAAATAAAAGCGATATGACATACGAATGGAAAATCAGCGAATCAGATATTGAAGGCTTAGAGCAGCTAGGCATTACCATCATAAAATCAAGTGCCAAAACAGGGTACAACGTTGAGCTAGCATTTGAGATGATGATTCACAAAATGGGCCTAGGCTCAGGAGTACCTGAGGCACCATGA
- a CDS encoding OmpA family protein translates to MSQREGNSSIEEIDKGNGHIESDNDYLRLRKLLLGDDYSSALQRYVSKEEELQRVSEVLPEAIKLTTQAELCDALSPVVDQAIEKSIEQNPTRITHVLFPIMGPSIRKAVASALAEMVQSLNNLLEKSLTLGSLNWRVRAWRAGMPYAQYVLLQTTQYRVEQVLLVHRETGLLLNSVAAPEVEIQDPELVSSMLTAIGDFVSDSFSAGDETLERVRLGDFEIHLNVGPHAILALAVRGSASDELTLKANTTIETIHAQFSHQLSHFEGDRAPFDETTPALSECLLSQKVQAREKRKPWMAIILIGCAIVYGVISSVKLWQIERQYSVLEHLINNEPGYIVLSAEPKESVLHVKVIRSPDSRQAGIVTVDLLNQLEKESRADWLSSKMVDLQVSDTVVHMGPMPVIEPVKLDVVQESLSDLDEFKLLVEQVRNTVFYFEPNQSILSGDELLKIPKVVKTINSLETKAADMGVPDLQILVMGFADSIGSSFGSNTVSQQRADGVRSMLTENAVSADITVAWGAGNVDLDRISDKAQRRVTLQVLYSHKEQGAHHLEGLDEALEEAQEPRLESAAEEESDMDINSGDTGE, encoded by the coding sequence ATCAGCACTGCAGCGCTATGTTTCGAAAGAAGAAGAATTACAGCGTGTATCTGAAGTATTGCCTGAGGCGATTAAACTCACGACGCAGGCTGAATTGTGTGATGCTTTGTCGCCGGTTGTCGATCAGGCTATTGAAAAGTCGATAGAGCAAAATCCGACCCGTATTACACATGTTCTATTCCCCATTATGGGGCCTTCGATTAGGAAAGCGGTAGCATCAGCGTTAGCTGAAATGGTTCAGTCTCTCAATAACTTGCTTGAAAAAAGTTTAACGCTTGGATCGTTAAATTGGCGTGTGCGGGCATGGCGTGCGGGTATGCCATATGCTCAGTATGTTTTATTACAGACAACGCAGTATCGTGTTGAGCAGGTGTTATTAGTTCACCGAGAAACGGGGTTATTGTTAAATTCAGTGGCAGCTCCAGAAGTAGAGATTCAAGATCCTGAACTGGTTTCTAGTATGTTGACGGCTATTGGAGACTTTGTTTCTGACTCCTTTTCTGCAGGCGACGAGACCCTGGAACGGGTTCGTTTAGGCGATTTTGAGATACACCTTAATGTAGGGCCGCATGCTATTTTAGCACTGGCGGTAAGGGGTTCTGCATCCGATGAACTAACGTTAAAAGCCAATACGACCATCGAAACCATTCATGCTCAGTTTAGTCATCAATTGAGTCATTTTGAGGGTGATAGAGCACCATTTGATGAAACAACCCCGGCTTTATCTGAATGCCTACTGTCACAAAAGGTTCAAGCAAGGGAAAAGCGTAAACCTTGGATGGCCATCATCTTGATAGGTTGTGCGATTGTTTATGGTGTTATTTCTAGCGTTAAACTCTGGCAGATTGAACGACAATATTCAGTGCTAGAGCATCTAATTAACAATGAACCCGGCTATATCGTGCTATCAGCCGAACCAAAAGAAAGTGTTCTTCATGTTAAAGTTATACGCAGCCCAGATTCTCGGCAGGCCGGTATTGTTACTGTTGATCTATTAAATCAGCTCGAAAAAGAGAGTCGGGCTGATTGGTTAAGTAGCAAAATGGTCGACCTTCAGGTGAGTGATACTGTTGTGCATATGGGGCCTATGCCCGTTATAGAGCCGGTAAAATTGGACGTGGTCCAAGAGAGTCTAAGTGATTTGGATGAGTTTAAATTGTTAGTAGAGCAGGTCCGTAATACTGTTTTTTATTTTGAGCCCAATCAATCAATATTGTCGGGCGATGAGTTGCTAAAAATTCCCAAGGTTGTGAAAACCATTAACAGTTTAGAGACAAAAGCGGCTGACATGGGTGTACCGGACTTACAAATTCTAGTGATGGGGTTTGCGGATAGTATCGGGTCGTCTTTTGGGAGTAATACTGTGAGTCAACAACGAGCAGATGGTGTTAGGTCTATGCTCACTGAAAATGCAGTATCAGCCGACATAACTGTGGCATGGGGCGCTGGGAATGTTGATCTTGATCGCATTTCTGATAAGGCTCAGCGCAGAGTGACGCTTCAAGTACTATACTCCCATAAGGAGCAGGGCGCGCATCACTTAGAGGGCTTAGACGAGGCGCTTGAAGAAGCTCAGGAACCCCGTTTAGAGTCCGCAGCAGAAGAGGAGAGTGATATGGATATCAATTCAGGTGACACCGGTGAGTAA